In the genome of Curtobacterium sp. MCLR17_036, the window CTCGACCGCTGCGGTGACCGCCTGGTCGGTGCCGGTCAGCGTCGCCACCCGGACGGCGGGCGGGAAGTGCAGCTCGCGCCGGTCGGTCAGCTCGTCGTGCGCGGGTCCGTCGAGCCGCCACAGCGCCATCGCCGTCGCGAGCTTGCCGCCGATTCCCACCAGGTAGACCTCGGCGCCCGGTGCGCCCTTCGCCGCGGCGTCGGTCCAGAAGCGCAGGACGTCCTCCTGCACGCGCAGGCCCTCTCGCGCGAGCATCTTCTCGCCGTCGAGCAGGAGCACGCAGGCGTACCCGCCCGCGACGCTCGGTTCGGCCCCGCGGGTCGCGACCACGACGGACGGCTTCGCGGGGACCTCGTCGAGCGGTCGGGAGCCGTCCGCCACGACGATCCGGGTGCCGGGGAAGGCGCGGCCGAGCTCGTCGGCGGTGCGCTGGGCGCCCTGGCCGACCGGCTTGACCGTGCCGTTGCCACAGGTCGGGCACCGGAAGCCCACGGCGAGGGCGCCGCAGAACCGGCACTGCGGCGTGGCACCGCGGTGCGGGCTGCCGAGCGGTCCCCCGCACACCCGGCAGTGCGCGCGCTCCCCGCACTCCGCGCAGACCAGGCCGGTGCCGAAGCCCGGGCTCGCCACCTGCACCAGGACGGGGCCGTGCTGGCTCGCCTCGCGGGCGGCCCGCCACGCCGAGCTCGGGATCCGTGCCTGGGCCGCGTAGCCGTCGGCGCCGGTCTGCTGCAGGGTCGGGATCACCTTCGGCGTCTTCGCCCGGTACGGGGTGACCTCCTGCAGCCAGTGCAGTTCGACGAGCCGCTGGACGTCGGTGCTCCGGGCGTGGGACAGGAACAGCAGCGCCGCCCCGGACTGCGCCGCGCGCACCAGGGCGACGTCCCGCGTGTGCACGTACGGCGCCCGGGGCTCGGCGAACGAGGCGTCGCCGTCGTCCCACATCGCGATGAGGCCGAGGGTCGTCGCCGGCGCGTACACGGCGGTGCGGTTGCCGATCGCGACGACGGCGTGCGACCGGGCCTGCAGCAGGGCCTTCGCCCGCTGGCCGTTCGTCTGCTTCGCGTCGAACCGCACGACGCGTTCGGCGGGGAGCACGGCGAGCAGCGCGCGCTCGAGGTCGCCGACGTCGCGGAAGTCCGGGACGGCGATGACGGCCGACTCCTCGGCGGCGAGGGCGTGCGCGGCGGCCTGTGCGAGCGTCGCCGCCCACCCGGGCACCCAGACGGGTGCGGACTCCGGACCGAGTGCGACGGGGTGCGGCACCGCGGCGACGGCGGCCCGGCCGTGCTCGGCGACGATGCCCTCGAGCACGCCGTCGGTGTACCCGGTGACCGCTGGCGGGGTGACCGCGGGTGGTGTCCACGTGGTGTCGCGGGCGAGCCACGCCTTCTCGGCGCGGACCTGACGGGTCGGGACGGCGAGCCGGAGCACGTCCGAGGCGACCCCGGCGGCGCGGTCGGCCACGGCGCGGGCGAGGGTCCAGATCTCGGGCGCCAGGACCGGCACCGGGGACAGGACGGCCTCGACCTGGCTGAGCTCGCCCGGGTACTCACCTTCGCTGACGATCTCGACGACGTACCCATCGGACATCCGGGCGCCGGTGCGCAGCGGCACCTTCACCCGGACCCCCGCGACGCAGTCGTCCTCGAGCTCGGCCGGCACCCGGTAGTCGAACAGTCGGTCCAACTGCGGGAGCGGCGAGTCGAGGACGACCCGCGCGACGGTGGTCACGCGGTCGCCTCAGACGGCGGCGGTGACGAGCCCTGCTGCGGCGCGGAGTTCCTCGACACGGTCGAGCTGCTCCCAGGTGAACCCGGGGAGCTCGCGACCGAAGTGGCCGTAGGTCGCGGTCTGCGCGTAGCGCGG includes:
- a CDS encoding primosomal protein N', producing the protein MTTVARVVLDSPLPQLDRLFDYRVPAELEDDCVAGVRVKVPLRTGARMSDGYVVEIVSEGEYPGELSQVEAVLSPVPVLAPEIWTLARAVADRAAGVASDVLRLAVPTRQVRAEKAWLARDTTWTPPAVTPPAVTGYTDGVLEGIVAEHGRAAVAAVPHPVALGPESAPVWVPGWAATLAQAAAHALAAEESAVIAVPDFRDVGDLERALLAVLPAERVVRFDAKQTNGQRAKALLQARSHAVVAIGNRTAVYAPATTLGLIAMWDDGDASFAEPRAPYVHTRDVALVRAAQSGAALLFLSHARSTDVQRLVELHWLQEVTPYRAKTPKVIPTLQQTGADGYAAQARIPSSAWRAAREASQHGPVLVQVASPGFGTGLVCAECGERAHCRVCGGPLGSPHRGATPQCRFCGALAVGFRCPTCGNGTVKPVGQGAQRTADELGRAFPGTRIVVADGSRPLDEVPAKPSVVVATRGAEPSVAGGYACVLLLDGEKMLAREGLRVQEDVLRFWTDAAAKGAPGAEVYLVGIGGKLATAMALWRLDGPAHDELTDRRELHFPPAVRVATLTGTDQAVTAAVEALEGLTAGPVLGPVPVEDDALPGSVRVIVRFPYAHGAEVAATLKAEVIRRSSTRRVLPGGNRRRAAPALRARLDDAEPFTEV